One part of the Prunus persica cultivar Lovell chromosome G5, Prunus_persica_NCBIv2, whole genome shotgun sequence genome encodes these proteins:
- the LOC18778128 gene encoding ubiquitin-like modifier-activating enzyme 5 isoform X1: protein MEVELKEMLNDLESLKRSLTDPSHHAPIDQLQLRVERLTSLASSGPVRRSKVKDMSAEVVDSNPYSRLMALQRMGIVENYERIRDFSVAIVGVGGVGSVAAEMLTRCGIGRLLLYDYDKVELANMNRLFFRPEQSGMTKTDAAVQTLSDINPDVVLESYTLNITTVQGFDTFMSSLKDKSFRPNKEGSGVDLVLSCVDNYEARMAVNQACNELNQTWMESGVSEDAVSGHIQLLIPGETACFACAPPLVVASGVDERTLKREGVCAASLPTTMGVVAGLLVQNTLKYLLNFGNVSPYLGYNSLKDFFPTMEMKPNPQCSNFACLERQKEFLLVKPARDAALKAKMEAEASSSVTECPLHLDNEWEISVVDDSEPDRIEAKSADALPEGLVRELPNADEFQKSPTEAADATIDDLEDLRKQLEALNS, encoded by the exons TGGAACGCCTTACTAGTCTTGCAAGTTCTGGACCTGTTCGACGTTCGAAAGTGaag GATATGAGTGCCGAGGTGGTAGATAGCAATCCCTACAGTAGGCTTATGGCACTTCAGAGGATGGGTATTGTGGAAAACtatgaaagaatacgggactTCTCAGTTGCCATTGTT ggAGTAGGCGGTGTAGGAAGTGTAGCAGCTGAAATGCTAACGAGATGTGGTATTGGTCGCCTTTTGTTGTATGATTATGACAAAGTAGAGTTAGCTAACATGAATAGGTTATTCTTTCGACCAGAGCAG aGCGGTATGACAAAAACAGATGCTGCTGTACAGACCCTTTCAGACATAAATCCCGATGTTGTGCTTGAG AGCTATACACTGAACATCACAACAGTGCAAGGTTTTGATACCTTTATGTCCAGTTTAAAAGATAAATCATTCCGCCCAAATAAAGAAGGCAGTGGAGTGGACCTTGTGTTAAGCTGTGTTGATAATTATGAAGCAAGAATGGCTGTTAATCAG GCTTGCAATGAATTGAATCAGACATGGATGGAGTCTG GTGTGTCTGAGGATGCTGTTTCAGGCCATATTCAGTTGCTGATTCCTGGTGAAACTGCCTGTTTTGCATGTGCACCACCTTTG GTTGTAGCATCTGGAGTGGATGAACGTACACTTAAGCGGGAAGGGGTTTGTGCTGCATCTTTACCTACTACTATG gGAGTTGTTGCTGGGCTTCTAGTCCAAAATACACTAAAATACTTGCTGAACTTTGGAAACGTCTCCCCATACTTG GGATATAATTCTCTTAAAGACTTCTTCCCAACCATGGAAATGAAGCCAAACCCTCAGTGTTCAAATTTTGCTTGTCTAGAACGGCAG AAAGAATTCTTGCTTGTAAAGCCAGCTAGGGATGCTGCACTTAAAGCAAAGATGGAAGCTGAAGCATCATCATCAGTTACAGAATGTCCACTTCATCTTGATAATGAATGGGAAATAAG TGTCGTTGATGATAGCGAGCCAGATAGGATAGAGGCCAAAAGTGCAG ATGCTCTACCAGAAGGTCTTGTTCGCGAGCTTCCCAATGCAGATGAGTTCCAAAAATCGCCTACCGAAGCCGCAGATGCTACTATTGATGACCTAGAAGATCTCCGGAAGCAACTCGAGGCCCTTAATTCTTAA
- the LOC18778128 gene encoding ubiquitin-like modifier-activating enzyme 5 isoform X2, producing the protein MKEYGTSQLPLLSGVGGVGSVAAEMLTRCGIGRLLLYDYDKVELANMNRLFFRPEQSGMTKTDAAVQTLSDINPDVVLESYTLNITTVQGFDTFMSSLKDKSFRPNKEGSGVDLVLSCVDNYEARMAVNQACNELNQTWMESGVSEDAVSGHIQLLIPGETACFACAPPLVVASGVDERTLKREGVCAASLPTTMGVVAGLLVQNTLKYLLNFGNVSPYLGYNSLKDFFPTMEMKPNPQCSNFACLERQKEFLLVKPARDAALKAKMEAEASSSVTECPLHLDNEWEISVVDDSEPDRIEAKSADALPEGLVRELPNADEFQKSPTEAADATIDDLEDLRKQLEALNS; encoded by the exons atgaaagaatacgggactTCTCAGTTGCCATTGTTGTCT ggAGTAGGCGGTGTAGGAAGTGTAGCAGCTGAAATGCTAACGAGATGTGGTATTGGTCGCCTTTTGTTGTATGATTATGACAAAGTAGAGTTAGCTAACATGAATAGGTTATTCTTTCGACCAGAGCAG aGCGGTATGACAAAAACAGATGCTGCTGTACAGACCCTTTCAGACATAAATCCCGATGTTGTGCTTGAG AGCTATACACTGAACATCACAACAGTGCAAGGTTTTGATACCTTTATGTCCAGTTTAAAAGATAAATCATTCCGCCCAAATAAAGAAGGCAGTGGAGTGGACCTTGTGTTAAGCTGTGTTGATAATTATGAAGCAAGAATGGCTGTTAATCAG GCTTGCAATGAATTGAATCAGACATGGATGGAGTCTG GTGTGTCTGAGGATGCTGTTTCAGGCCATATTCAGTTGCTGATTCCTGGTGAAACTGCCTGTTTTGCATGTGCACCACCTTTG GTTGTAGCATCTGGAGTGGATGAACGTACACTTAAGCGGGAAGGGGTTTGTGCTGCATCTTTACCTACTACTATG gGAGTTGTTGCTGGGCTTCTAGTCCAAAATACACTAAAATACTTGCTGAACTTTGGAAACGTCTCCCCATACTTG GGATATAATTCTCTTAAAGACTTCTTCCCAACCATGGAAATGAAGCCAAACCCTCAGTGTTCAAATTTTGCTTGTCTAGAACGGCAG AAAGAATTCTTGCTTGTAAAGCCAGCTAGGGATGCTGCACTTAAAGCAAAGATGGAAGCTGAAGCATCATCATCAGTTACAGAATGTCCACTTCATCTTGATAATGAATGGGAAATAAG TGTCGTTGATGATAGCGAGCCAGATAGGATAGAGGCCAAAAGTGCAG ATGCTCTACCAGAAGGTCTTGTTCGCGAGCTTCCCAATGCAGATGAGTTCCAAAAATCGCCTACCGAAGCCGCAGATGCTACTATTGATGACCTAGAAGATCTCCGGAAGCAACTCGAGGCCCTTAATTCTTAA